The genome window GTCTTGTTGCTGGTGGTTCTATCATTGGTTTAATAGGTATAATATTACAAGTAACTAAAGTTATAACTCCAAAAGTACCAAGTGGATTTGCTGCAACAAATTCAATGGCAATTGCTTTACTATTAGTTTTAGTTATACTTACAATATTACCTATTATTTTATCTAAAGTAAAAAATAATGAGCAAGAGTAATGATGTTTTAGATATTGTATTTAAAATCACTAATGGACTTGAGTATGAAGTGGATGAAAATAGTGTTGTTACTATACTTGAAAAACAGGACCACAAGATTCAAAGGTTTTTTAGAAAGTTAAAAGCTAGAATACCTAAATATAAAAAAATAGAACTAGATGAATATTCTAGTTTCGTGTTTTTACAAATCGATGGTCAAAAGACTGTTAGAAAAATAGGTGAGAACTTAGAAGCTAAATACGGAGAAGAATCTCATCCACTTTATGAAAGATTGTTAGTTTTTTTAAATCATATTGAAGTTAATTGTCACTATATTGAAAGGCTGGATATATAGATATAAGAAAAATTATTGTAAGATATCTCAGTACGTAAAAGTTAGAAGATAATTATAAAAGAGGCTGTCTCAAAATAGAGAAAAGCCTCTTTTTGTTAAAATGATTAACATATATTTGATTTAATACAAAAAAGAGTGTCTCATGAACTGAAAAAGTTCATTTTGAGACAATCTCTTTAAGATGTTTAGAATTTGTAGATTTAAAGTAAAAATTATTAAACTAAAGATTACGTTAATATTATTTATTATTAGCTATTTCATCAGCTAAGTTATTTAGATATTCCCATCTTTCATATTTATATTCAAGTTCTTTTTCTAGCTTCGATTTCTCATCCAAAATTTCTTGAAGTTTAGTAAAGTCGGTTGCAAATTTTGAAGTACTTTCCTCAAGTGTTGAAATTTTAGATTCAAGTTTTTCTATGTCGGAGTCAATATTCTCAAACTCTCTTTGTTCATTATATGAAAACTTAAGTTTTTTATCATTTTTAGGTTTTTCTTTTTTTGAGATAGTGGAGTCATATTTTTTAACTGATTCCTTTTTAGATTCTTCAAACTCAATTCCTTGAACCTCTCTATAAATAAGATAATCACTGTAATTACCTGTATAGATATGAATTTTTCCATTGCCTTCATATGCAAATATTTTATTACAAATTCTATCTAAGAAATATCTATCATGTGATACTGTAACTACCACACCTCTAAATTCGTCGAGATATTCTTCTAATATTTTAAGCGTTTCAATATCTAAATCATTTGTAGGCTCATCAAGAAGAAGTACATTAGGAGCCAGCATAAGGATTCTAAGAAGATGTAATCTTCTTCTTTCACCACCAGATAATTTTCCTATCAGAGTATACTGCATAGTACCATTAAAAAGAAATCTTTCACACATTTGAGAAGCTGTAATTCTAGTTCCATCTGATGTTTCTATATAGTCACTAGCTTCTTTTACATAGTCTATAGCTCTCATATTAATATCCATATGAGAGTCATCTTGGGAAAAACAACCTATTTTAACAGTTTCTCCAATTGAAATATATCCACTATCAGGTTCTATTTTTCCATCAATTATGTTTATAAGTGTTGATTTACCCATACCATTTTTACCTATTATACCAATTCTATCTGTACGAGCTAAGGTATATTCTAAATTATCTATAACAGTATTTCCTTCAAATGATTTGGATACATTGTGTATTTCTATTATTTTATTTCCAAGTCTACTTGATGCAACGGATATATCGAGATTTTCATTAGGTTTGAAAGCTTCTCTATTTATTAGTTCATCAAATCTTTGTAAACGAGCTTTTTGTTTTGTACTACGAGCTTGAGCTCCTCGTCTAACCCAAGCAAGTTCTGTTCTAATTAAGTTTTGTCGTTTATCTTCAATACTTGCTTCTAATGAAAGTCTTTCCATTTTCTTTTCTAAAAATATTGAATAATTACCATCATAACTAAATAATCTGCCTTTATCCAGTTCAATAATTCTATTTGTAACACGGTCTAAAAAATATCTATCATGAGTTATCATAAGCAATGAACCTTTTCTTGAATTAAGATATTCTTCAAGCCAATCTATAGTATCATTATCCAAGTGGTTTGTAGGTTCATCTAGTATTAAAAGCTCACAAGGTGTAATAAGAGCTGATGCTAAAGAAACTCTTTTTCTTTGTCCACCAGAAAGTTCTTCTATTTTTTGATTGAAGTCATTTATACCAAGCTTTGTAAGCACTGATTTAGCTTCACTTTCTAAATCCCAAAGGTTTAAGGCATCTATTCTTTCGTGTATTGATAATAATTTTTTATTTAATTCATCTGTAAAGTTTGAATTAAGTTTTTCTAGAATTTCTTGATATTCACCAAGTAGCTTTAATTCTTCTGAAGTCCCATTAAATACTTGTTCAAGTACAGTTGAATTTTCATTATAAGTTGGGTTTTGAGGTAGATATTCTATTCTAATACCATTAGTTTTTATTATATTACCAGTTTCGCTTTCCTCAACTCCTGCAATAATTTTAAGCAAAGTAGATTTACCAGTACCATTTACACCAATAAGTCCTATTTTTTCACCTTCATTTATTCCAAGAGATATATTTTCAAGTAATTTTTTTTCAGAATAACTTTTACTTATGTTTTCCAATGTCATTAAATTCATATAATTCACCTTTATTTCTAATCTATTATTTTTCAAAATGTTGATAATCTGGGTTTTTCCAATATCCACCCCAACTCCAACCTCTGCCTACAAAAGCATTATAACAATCATCACCTTTTTTTATCATTCCAAATTTTACAGTAGACCTATCAGCATAGACTGTACTTACTTTAGGGCTAACATTATCTCCAGAAACTTGAGGATTTTGTAATGGATTTATATCTATAGCACGTCCTTTACCATGATTTGAAACTACATTTGTACCAGCTATAGTTCTATAACAAAATGATGAGGTATTATTATCAGACATAGATTTTTCATCTACAGCATCATAATCATCTATTAGCTTGATTTTTTCAATTGGATATTTTTTTTCGTATAATTCTTTAAAAATATCCACGACTTCTGGAGCCAGTTCACTGTCTACTATCATTTCTCCTTGATGAGTTTTTTCATCAAATCCATAGTATGTAAGTTTCAAATAAGATAGACTATCAAAGCTTATAGGTTCATCAGAAGGCATAGATTTACCAATCATTTTATTTTTTATATTATCTGGTATTGAAGAATATGAAAAAGTTGGTTTAATATTGTTATCTTCCTGTTTTTTAATAGAGCTTTGATTATTTTTAGAATCATCTGTTGTATTATTTTTATTTTGCATAGTCTCTTGACTCTTTATATTATCTTTTTTGTTGGAATTAGAGAAAAGTATCTCATATATAGATAATAAGGCAAGAAATAATACAGTTATTACAATTGTTAATTTTAATTTATTAATTTTTTTTCGTCTTGACTTTTTACTCATATTATCCCCCAGTATTAGATTCATATAAACTATATATATTATACCTCATAAAAATAAACTAGGCTAACAATATTTAGTTAACCTAGAAGATTTCATTTATAGTTTCTCCAATTATTTTTATTCCATTTTCAATGTCTTCAAAAGATAACCTAGAAAATCCAAGTCTTAAAGTGTCAGAGCCAGAGTTATCTGTAAAAAATAAATCTCCAGGCATAAATATAACATTTTTTTCATAACATTTTTCTAATAGAGCTCTAGTATCTATATTTTTTAGTTTTATAAATATATGCAAACCACCATCACCCAAGATGTATTCTGTTTTTATATATTTTTTTACACATTCATATGCAAAGTTGAATTTGTCTCCATAGAACTTACGTATTTTTTTTACGTATTTTTCAAAACCACCATTACTCAAGTAATCAAATAGAATTCCCTGGTCCAAAAAGGATACATGTATGTTTCTACACCTTTTCACACTTTCCAATTTATCTATTACTTTTTTATCTGCAAATATCCATCCAATTCTCATTCCAGGAAATAAAATCTTTGAAAAACTACCGATATATACAACACCATTATTCATATTATCAAGAGAACAGATAGGAAATATATGAGAACTATTGTAGAGTAATTCTTCATTAAATCCATCTTCTATAATTGCTATGTTATGTTTTTTCATAAGATTATAGAATTTGTATCTATTTTCAGGAGTCATTACGATACCTGTGGGATTGTGATAAGAGGGTGTAATATATGCAAACTTTATTTTATTTTTGTACTTAATTAAACGGTCTTCTAACATATTGAAATCCAAACCATCTTCATGTATATCTACACCTAAAATATTGAGATTATGTGATTTCATGATTTTTATAGCAGTATTATGAGTAGGATTTTCACATATTATGTAATCTTTTTCTTGGGTAAAAGACGACATAATAATATCAAAGCCTTCTGTAAATCCATTTGTTATTAGTATATCTTTATTACTTATATCAACACCCTTGTTTGTCATATATTCTAATAAATAATCAATAAGGGGCTTATAACCTTGTGCGTATCCATAGTTAAGTAATTTATGACCTTCTAATGAGATTCTATTTAAAAAGGATTTTTTGAATTCTTCCATATCAAATAAATCTCCATCTGGAGAAATACTTTTAAAGGAAATTAAGTCAGAGCTCCAAGGGATTTCACTTTTTATAA of Clostridioides sp. ES-S-0054-01 contains these proteins:
- a CDS encoding PqqD family protein — translated: MSKSNDVLDIVFKITNGLEYEVDENSVVTILEKQDHKIQRFFRKLKARIPKYKKIELDEYSSFVFLQIDGQKTVRKIGENLEAKYGEESHPLYERLLVFLNHIEVNCHYIERLDI
- a CDS encoding ABC-F family ATP-binding cassette domain-containing protein; the protein is MNLMTLENISKSYSEKKLLENISLGINEGEKIGLIGVNGTGKSTLLKIIAGVEESETGNIIKTNGIRIEYLPQNPTYNENSTVLEQVFNGTSEELKLLGEYQEILEKLNSNFTDELNKKLLSIHERIDALNLWDLESEAKSVLTKLGINDFNQKIEELSGGQRKRVSLASALITPCELLILDEPTNHLDNDTIDWLEEYLNSRKGSLLMITHDRYFLDRVTNRIIELDKGRLFSYDGNYSIFLEKKMERLSLEASIEDKRQNLIRTELAWVRRGAQARSTKQKARLQRFDELINREAFKPNENLDISVASSRLGNKIIEIHNVSKSFEGNTVIDNLEYTLARTDRIGIIGKNGMGKSTLINIIDGKIEPDSGYISIGETVKIGCFSQDDSHMDINMRAIDYVKEASDYIETSDGTRITASQMCERFLFNGTMQYTLIGKLSGGERRRLHLLRILMLAPNVLLLDEPTNDLDIETLKILEEYLDEFRGVVVTVSHDRYFLDRICNKIFAYEGNGKIHIYTGNYSDYLIYREVQGIEFEESKKESVKKYDSTISKKEKPKNDKKLKFSYNEQREFENIDSDIEKLESKISTLEESTSKFATDFTKLQEILDEKSKLEKELEYKYERWEYLNNLADEIANNK
- a CDS encoding M15 family metallopeptidase; protein product: MNLILGDNMSKKSRRKKINKLKLTIVITVLFLALLSIYEILFSNSNKKDNIKSQETMQNKNNTTDDSKNNQSSIKKQEDNNIKPTFSYSSIPDNIKNKMIGKSMPSDEPISFDSLSYLKLTYYGFDEKTHQGEMIVDSELAPEVVDIFKELYEKKYPIEKIKLIDDYDAVDEKSMSDNNTSSFCYRTIAGTNVVSNHGKGRAIDINPLQNPQVSGDNVSPKVSTVYADRSTVKFGMIKKGDDCYNAFVGRGWSWGGYWKNPDYQHFEK
- the ddlR gene encoding transcriptional regulator DdlR, whose amino-acid sequence is MIFSNLKLNDNEPIYIQIKNYISDMISKGLVSDNSKLPSTRELSQLLQVSRNSVVLTYEELKSEGLIYSISGKGTFVKSNNKPSSTTWSLNWDYLENTYSKKASELDIIKSEIPWSSDLISFKSISPDGDLFDMEEFKKSFLNRISLEGHKLLNYGYAQGYKPLIDYLLEYMTNKGVDISNKDILITNGFTEGFDIIMSSFTQEKDYIICENPTHNTAIKIMKSHNLNILGVDIHEDGLDFNMLEDRLIKYKNKIKFAYITPSYHNPTGIVMTPENRYKFYNLMKKHNIAIIEDGFNEELLYNSSHIFPICSLDNMNNGVVYIGSFSKILFPGMRIGWIFADKKVIDKLESVKRCRNIHVSFLDQGILFDYLSNGGFEKYVKKIRKFYGDKFNFAYECVKKYIKTEYILGDGGLHIFIKLKNIDTRALLEKCYEKNVIFMPGDLFFTDNSGSDTLRLGFSRLSFEDIENGIKIIGETINEIF